A segment of the Solanum lycopersicum chromosome 9, SLM_r2.1 genome:
TACTAGTGTTGTTTCATGCCCATGTGTTAGTCTGCTTGATAACTTGAAcatgattatttatatttattaattattaatataatctctaattatgtaatttataactgatatatttaaataaattaaaagtatatatttaattatttttaaaataattgattaagTCATATCAAATCAATAGTTATACATTTACTATTAGTAATCATTTAATTAACTgaataatgtttatttttaaaaataaatcgaaTGAACTATACATGTATCAATATACACAAAAACACTTTTATTTCCCTTGATAGccaaaaaatttgtatttttactagTTCAAGGAGTTAgggattaaaaaaaagttactctctccgtttaaaaaaaatgatcttatttcctttttagtctatttcaaaaagaaagacCCTTTTTCTTGGCAACACtttaagtttaactttccacgtggcatgtttaagaccacaagattaagggctttttgatatatttgacgtaactttaatttaaaaatcacaaaattaaaaagtcttctttcttttcttaaactccgttctaagtcaaaatagtttttttttaaaactacatttgttttgaaggaaaaaatacttcaaaaaaatatgatggAATAAATGCAAAAATACTAGTATAGTCTTTTTCACATTTCTGACCGTTTAGCATTACTcctaaactaaattaaatatcattcaatatttcaaatttatcaaatctatatatatatatatatatatatatatatatatatatatatataaatctggATATGAAAGTGCTGATGTGGCACCCCTCATAGGCCAGCattagaatttatatattttatctttttttaaagctttttttttgtcttaattttatcttgatatattagttaaattaaataaatatcctctattcattatttctctttaaattcctccattaatacctttattattttaggtatatataagttacaatttatccctttaaatatttaaacctTTCCCTGTTCCTTCTTAAAAGtattactaaattataattaagacaCTAATGACCAATATAAGTTACAATTGTAGGTATTGATTACTCCAttactcttttaatttatttattcaatagtTAAGAATTTATGGATTACTATAAATACTAAAACCATGTCATCTTCACCAAtgcaagaattttttattttatttttcctttcttcatCATATCTATACTAAAGTACATCACTTTggttatttctaattttataatgTATAGTTTATTTGTTACTAACTTTTACAATGTGGAAGATAAGATGAGCATTTGACAATTTtggaaattcaaattcaatgagAACAATATCTAATTTGAGTTACCAAGGTACATCACTTTGATTAtgtctaattttatatatatatatatatatatatatatatatatatatatatatatatagagagagagagagagagagagagagagattctTTGTGACTAACTTCTATTGTTAACACTTAACAGTGTGGACGAGTAGACGAGTATATGACAATTTtggaaattcaaattcaattttgatgAGTACAGTATTTCACTCATGTTACTCTTTTTATTTCAGTTTGTTTGATGTCttttatttacaatatttttttttgttcttttttttttgtttttattgttttttcctcattattgatgattttagtgTACTTATTATTTTGcgcatttttttatatataatctttattatttataatggaAGACAAGATGAACATATGACAATATTTAAGTTTAACTTTCATAAACTCACAAGGAAAAGGAACCCTACATTAATGTTTATGTCCATTAATCTTCAAATGGTGTAAGTGAACATTGAGAGTGTGTACAAATTGAATCATTAGAGGCTAGGATAATTTTCTTTGGTATTCCTACAAagataattttgtttatttatttaattttaatttattttaattttctttggtaCTCCAACAAGGattctttgattaatttatctaattataatttatacctacactaaataatatttttgaaatttcaggtatattaattttaattttgaagacTTGAATCGTTTTGTTTATTGTCTTTTAAGgtttttttaatggtttcaacattgtatatattttattttgaataatgaaatcaattttgaggattaggaaatttcacaatttttatttatgtttacctTTTAGAATAATTTAGAAATTGTAACTAAAATATAGGTAAGTTTAAAGTTGTATTTtagttaatacatatatataatttgggtttaatttatttgaatactatatattatttacGTATTTAAGACTATTTATCTTTCaatctattcatttttatataaataataggcAGTATATTATAATCGTAGTAAAATTAGTCAAGatagaaaatgatttacaaACATTTCATAATCTAAGATTAgtgaaagatgaaaaaaaattcattactaAAGGAAAGTATAATACTTTTGAAGGAAAAGAATAGATATtagaaaaaaactatattaacATTAagcttattatattattaaattaaatttaaatttcataaagagttcaacttattacattaaatttacttttcttattaaaataaaaaaataaatttaggattttttttataatttcaaaaattcttaagcgatttcaaattacaaaagaaataaaatttaagtactaataataaacttaattaagacttaaaatttgatatatttagatTAAAGACTATGAAGAatctttagaaatatatttagtaatcaactattaaaaaaattaattatttaacaaatttaaCGAGTAATTTTTTATCGCGCAAAGCGCGGCTAAGTTCCctagtatttaaattaaaagcaaatcaaaatcattttttattttaattcgtTCATATACGGGTGCCGGTATGTTTTATCCAATTTGAATATAAACCCCCGCGAGTTTCCAACCTTTGAAGAATACCAAACCTTAGCCTCCTTCATAACCCTTTTCCTTCTTTGCCAAACTTCGTAAGCAATTTCTTTCCTCTGCAACTCCTCAATGTCTTCTCAAGCAAAGAATCTTAATTCTCCAATGTTATTTCAGTATAAATATCTACCCACCAATACTACACCTCCAACAACTGTacatttcattttctttctccTTCTTAAACTCGTTTACAGAATATGGATTCAGAACAAGCACCGGTGATTGAGTGCTTGAAATACTCGAAAAGGGTAATGTTGAAAACTATATTACGACGTAGTGATGGTGGGGTGGGGTTAATTGGTCAGAGGGTTGTAATTGGAGGATGGGTTAAGTCCTCTAGGGAGATAAGGTTGATACAACCTGTAACGCCTCATTCTGTACCGGCACAGGAGGTGGTGAGTACAAAAGATGTTACATGTTCTGAGGTTCTTCAATCTCGGATTCCATTACTCAGGTCTATTATGAAGGTTTTTGGAGCAGGGGAATATCGTGTACGTGaaaaaattaatgttgtttGTCAGCCGCAACCTTCAGTGTCAATATTGCAAGTTAGTGATGGTTCTTGTGTGGCCAGTCTTCAGGtacattttattactttttatctGTTTGTCTAAATGTCGAATATCTGATATAATGTTATGTTGGTTCACCATCAATCGTTCAGGTTCTTGTGGAGTCGGCATTAGCGACCCCGTGCCAAGTTATGGCTACGGGGACATGTTTATTAATTGAAGGTATGTTACAGCAGCCATCACTGCAGGGGAAACACATTATTGAGCTCCATACAGAGAAAATCCTACATCTTGGTTTGGTAGATCAATCTAATTATCCGTTATCTAAGAAGCGATTGCCTCTTGAATCTTTAAGAGATTGTTCTCACTTTCGACCTCGGACAACCACGGTGATACTCTCTCCATTTTACATTTTACTGCCTTTTTCCTCATGTTAATCGGGTGCCTCCCTTTTGTCTTGGGTTGATAGCTACTTTTTGTGCACTTGATATAATTGGATGGTAGTTCATACTTTCTCGTAGAGATAGATACATAATTTGTTTTAAGCCGTTTAATTATGAATTGGAGTAGTATATGGTGTCTCGAAAATCGAAGTTTGAACTTCTTTGATCAGTTCATTTTATGTTCTTTGATGAGCGTTTATTACCTTTTTAATTGGATTCTCTTCTTCTTGTAGGTGGCATCCATCATGCAAATTCATAATGCACTTACTTGGGCAACTCATAGATTCTTCCAAGATCAAGGGTTCCTTCACGTTCAACTACCCATACTTACAAGCACTGATTCAGAAGGTTTTAGTGAGAAATTTGTTGTTACAACTCTTCTTAACAAGGGCAAAAACTATGACCAAATTAGTTCCACCGAAAATGCTGTAGTGAGTGTTGAAGCCATACGGGCTTCtatcaaagaaaaatacaagaaagTTGAAGAACTTAACAGAACAAATAGCAATAAGGAAGCTCTATTTGCTGCACAACAGGACTTGAAGAAAACACAGGAGCTAGTTTCACAGTTAGAAACTAGGCAAAAAGCAAACTCTGGAGTCACAATTGAAACAAGAAAGTTTGACTTCACTAAAGATTTCTTTGCACGCCAGACACATCTAACTGTTTCTGGTCGTCTTCATCTTGAGAGTCAAGCATGTGGTCTTGGAAATGTCTACTCATTTGGCCCCAGATTTCAAGCAGTCAAATCAGAATCGAAAAAGTCATTAGCTGAAACATGGATGGTAGATGTTGAAATGGCCTTCTCAGAGTTAGAGGTATTTGTTCTAATGTCTAATTTCAGCGGGATATTTCCCATGTTTCTCTTGTTCACCATTAAGGTTTCTACTTTTTCCATAACTACATGGTTTAATTTCAGGATGCCATGGAATGTGCGATTGACTTTTTGAAGTTTGTATGCAAAAGGATTTCGGAGGGTTGCATGGAAGATCTACAATTTATCTTGAAACGGATAGACAAAAAAGTTATGGAGCGCCTTCAGTTAACACTATCAAGTTCATTCGAAAGGATTTCCTATGCCGAAGCCATAGAAGTTCTGAGACATGTAAGTATTTTTGACACAATTTCTTGAACGTGTGGCTAAATTTTTGAAGATGGGTATCTCACACTTGTATAATGGTACGAGAATAGGCTGCTGGCAAGAGATTTCAGGGTAAGATAGAATTTGGAGTTTCATTGACCGAAGAACATGAAAGGTATGCATTCGTAACTTTCCTGAGTAAAATTTGATAGATTAAGGGCGAACATGCTCATTAGTTTCTTTTTCTCTTGGTTGCAGTTATTTGGTTGATGAGATATATAAAAAGCCAGTCATTATATACAACCATCCAAAAGGACTTGGACCATTTTATGTCCATTTGAATGATGATGGGATGACGGTTGCAACATTTGATGTGGTTTTACCAAAGGTAATATCGGACCATTTCATTAGGGATTGTAGTCGCTTCCAGAGTAGAGACTGTGTACTTGTAGTTAATTACTAAGAATGTGAACATAGTCCTAATAACAATCTGAATTGGTATTCATGCTAGGGTTAAGTTTTTGTTTGCAGGTAGGAACTGTGATTAGGGGAAGCCAAAGTGAAGAACGCTTCAATATGTTGAGCTCAAGGTAATAAACTGTGTTTGCTTTGAAGTTCAGATGTATTGTTTTAGCCCTTCATAGATATCAAGACACGTTTTCTTTCGTCACTTGAGCATTGGAACTCAGGGCAAGCGATATTGTGCTAAGCCATTCAATGGTCTTTGTTATCAGGATGGAAGAATTGGGCTTGCAGAAACAGCAGTACGAATGGTATCTAGATCTTCGCAGACATGGCTCTGTCAAAACCTCCGGTTTCAGCCTGATGCTTGAACCTTTGGTGCTTTATGCCACTGGCCTGAATGATGTCAAAGATGTTGTCCCTTTCCCTAGAAGTTTCGGCAGAGCTAATAACTAAGTCCTTAAGAAAAGGATAGACCACCGAATCATTCAAAAGCTTGCTGCTTAAATTGATCAATTTGTAACACATATCAAATACATACCAGTACAGCTTTTCTCTGAGCAGATAACATTTATGGAACTGTCTGCAGAGTTTGCTCATACATTTGTAATTATTTGAAATGATGCAATGAAAACAGACTTGTAAATGGCATTTCAAGTTCTTAATACATAAAGTAGTACTACACATTAATTACCAATTAAGGTTCAGACATTTTGAATGTGTGGTAATCCATTGATACGTTGGCCAATTTCTCTTTCGGCTCTAAGGGAAAGAAAAATGGGTAGAGTTCATAACGAACATAGCAACTGCTATAGAGTACTCGACATCCTTTCCTGTTTAAGCAAGTAGTGGGGAAATTACCAACAGCTACAGCCAGACACTGGGCACAGTCTATCTTTTGTAGGTCCCTTGTGCATTGCATCAAGGCATATAATGTGAGAAAAGGTGAGATTTTAATCTTGCCTTTTCCGAGCCCTTTGTTCTTTTGCACAATAGCCTGTTCAATTATTTGATTCTTGAGTTGCGCTAGCTTTTTATTGAAGAAGTCTGGATCAGATACAAAGTTGATGTTCCAGTAGAATATACCAGGAACTGTTTCAGCTTGTCCAAAGAAATTCTTAGCTTGGTACCTCAAGAAACAATAATCATACCAAATTCTGGCATCAGTCTGGTCCGGACAGCTCTTCCGAATCTCCTTTGCTGCATCACGGATGCAACTTGAGCAGTCATTGCTGCTAACATCTCCTCTGCATTGATAGAGGCCATATACTTGGTTCTTAGCATCACCGTACGAGGTAGTACTGAAGGTATCTTTAGCAGAAACAGATACTAATTCAGCTAAAACCTTTCCGATATTTGCTGATGTTTTAGCATCATTGGATTTGGATGCGTCATAGCAAAAATTTCCCAGAGGATTGACAGACACAGCAGTGCAAATGCAGAAGACAAGTATGAGAAGGAAACTATAGTGTAAGAAAGCCATGGTTTCTCTTGCATTTCTCACAAAAGAGTATTAGCTTTTTCATACAAGTTGGCAACTGGATGATTTAGTTGACTTGGTTGACCCACAATTGCCTCCTAATTGACGAAGTTGGTTATATTGAATGAAAAAGGGGCCAAATATCTACTTTAAATGTATCTTCGAGTCCAAATATATCCTTTCAGTTATACTTTTTGTCCAAATATATTTGTTTCATCATATTTTGATACAAATTTACGCTTAGTTTTATCAAAAGATAATATCCTTTTTGAATAGATTCTTCTTTTGAAATCGCTTTAAATCCGCGTAAGAGGATAATGTTGTAGGTTAGTTAGTCCTACTCCCTAGTGAATACCGTAAAACATGTTATTTGGCTTGTTGGCTGTAACTATATGATGACAGTCAAAAAAAGAGGCAAGCTAGTTGGCATGTATTTCATGGACCTCATTGACCATGAATATTTGTCAAAATGTCTAGAAGGAATCATAGAGGGACCACTATGCTACTTACAAGAGAAGATTTTCTCCACGTTATggaatattttttgaaagaaaattctttTAGGAGTTCTATGTTGTTGgggtttagcaagtgtgaatgggaaaagaaaagagaaaatatgaaaagtgaggaaactactttggaggaaaaatgaaaagtcatttgcaaagtgaatatgaaaagtcatttctcccatatcggcaaaagaaagggaaattgttatCCTTATATAAgaaaacacttccattacttctcaaagagctaagaagaagatgccccctcgcaCCGTTGTCGTCGCTCctatttggatttggatttggcaaatgatgtgatcgataatttttttggacaaaatttgtttaatcagtttttgttaaatcaaatatacctgttaatattatctcttataaatttgcgggtaacggtaacattccgaaaagttgttactctttccgaaaagtcTTTACTTTCAAAAAAgtcattattttcctaacagacacaattttttgaaaagttgttatttttttcaaaagacacaactttctggataaaacggGTCTGAACaaatttcactgaacagacacgttccttgctgaaaatggctataaaaaaGTCAATTTTCGATTTTTtaaacactgaaaatttttccttctctgcatttatttttctctaaaataaaatcaaagtatcCATCGATTGAGTATGTGTCACTTGTTGCTGTTCTAAAGTTCgctgaagttaaagaaatttgaggtaccgctatttctttaacaagtttaatccgttttatcttgggagaaattaatccataaccttgggtacagtgaggggattaaatttcttaaggacacacagttgtttctgtggactcggattacttcttgtattttatattttttctgcttcatcttatttctgtttctgtttattaaccttataaatacaatcttaagaaatttaccagtttctgtatttgaggtttttggagattaaaacctttatggttttctactctacttgaatttttaaaattcattcggttaacgattaaaagaacataaaatatttatcgttaaatcagaaatagtttgtgtaaagatttgttctttactattagtatttcaaatacttaacttatctgccatttgtgacagaaaaaaatgactaattcaaatcaaacaaatgctggaacagtaagtgctgcaacaacaacggttgcacataatcgttcaaatgctgccttagcgccgactgagaaacctgcaaagttttatggagtcgactttaagagatgacagcaaaagatgttcttctatctcactacgttgagtctgcagaagttcattaatgagaatTTTCCTGTTATGTTAGATGAAACTccggctgatgaacgattcttggtaacagaagcatggacacactcagattttttgtgtaaaaattatattttgagtggtctgcaagatgatcttTACAATCTGTACAGCAATGCCAAAACttcaaaagaactctggga
Coding sequences within it:
- the LOC101267264 gene encoding asparagine--tRNA ligase, cytoplasmic 2 — encoded protein: MDSEQAPVIECLKYSKRVMLKTILRRSDGGVGLIGQRVVIGGWVKSSREIRLIQPVTPHSVPAQEVVSTKDVTCSEVLQSRIPLLRSIMKVFGAGEYRVREKINVVCQPQPSVSILQVSDGSCVASLQVLVESALATPCQVMATGTCLLIEGMLQQPSLQGKHIIELHTEKILHLGLVDQSNYPLSKKRLPLESLRDCSHFRPRTTTVASIMQIHNALTWATHRFFQDQGFLHVQLPILTSTDSEGFSEKFVVTTLLNKGKNYDQISSTENAVVSVEAIRASIKEKYKKVEELNRTNSNKEALFAAQQDLKKTQELVSQLETRQKANSGVTIETRKFDFTKDFFARQTHLTVSGRLHLESQACGLGNVYSFGPRFQAVKSESKKSLAETWMVDVEMAFSELEDAMECAIDFLKFVCKRISEGCMEDLQFILKRIDKKVMERLQLTLSSSFERISYAEAIEVLRHAAGKRFQGKIEFGVSLTEEHESYLVDEIYKKPVIIYNHPKGLGPFYVHLNDDGMTVATFDVVLPKVGTVIRGSQSEERFNMLSSRMEELGLQKQQYEWYLDLRRHGSVKTSGFSLMLEPLVLYATGLNDVKDVVPFPRSFGRANN
- the LOC101252626 gene encoding cysteine-rich repeat secretory protein 55, which encodes MAFLHYSFLLILVFCICTAVSVNPLGNFCYDASKSNDAKTSANIGKVLAELVSVSAKDTFSTTSYGDAKNQVYGLYQCRGDVSSNDCSSCIRDAAKEIRKSCPDQTDARIWYDYCFLRYQAKNFFGQAETVPGIFYWNINFVSDPDFFNKKLAQLKNQIIEQAIVQKNKGLGKGKIKISPFLTLYALMQCTRDLQKIDCAQCLAVAVGNFPTTCLNRKGCRVLYSSCYVRYELYPFFFPLEPKEKLANVSMDYHTFKMSEP